In Caldivirga sp., a single genomic region encodes these proteins:
- a CDS encoding DUF371 domain-containing protein: MAGRMVIDVVWARGHGNVKATHRNTIEVTKDNYITKRGDCIIACCADKAALDLDNDLKSVITNDYSLVLMIIVAGSSIDVIVGLGLRGLRLTDERRIIVRRSGYIDNATVMLLANKAARDLDRDLINKARDSEPIEVILIGTELEQN; the protein is encoded by the coding sequence GTGGCAGGTAGGATGGTGATTGATGTAGTTTGGGCTAGAGGTCATGGTAATGTGAAGGCTACCCATAGGAATACAATTGAAGTAACTAAGGATAATTACATTACTAAGAGGGGTGATTGTATAATTGCTTGCTGCGCCGATAAGGCTGCCTTAGACCTAGACAATGACCTTAAGAGCGTGATAACTAATGATTACTCATTAGTCTTAATGATTATTGTGGCTGGTTCAAGCATTGACGTTATTGTTGGATTAGGGTTAAGGGGGTTAAGATTAACCGATGAGAGGAGGATCATAGTTAGGAGGAGTGGGTATATTGATAATGCTACTGTTATGCTTCTTGCTAATAAGGCAGCAAGGGACTTAGATAGGGATCTTATTAATAAAGCCAGAGATAGTGAACCAATTGAGGTGATTTTAATTGGTACAGAACTTGAGCAGAATTAA
- a CDS encoding phosphatidate cytidylyltransferase codes for MVQNLSRINRVKALLYRKLIHLLLSILLIVPLVVGLEQAYIEAYYTVLLIGSSFLYIYQVKRPLISVVIRDTLEDARNNVRLNILRVAEMLNMTSVRELIASMDKLEYTFSEFIKSVERDYERKWGYLGVVMGMVGVYASYVLFNTYAYYGVLALMFYDTFSALFGSLIGRTKMPYSSTTIEGIVMGALVFSLVVGLLVGLSYFTWLYLVGIALGVVESYSGEDNLAIPVTASLLAYFLRFPRI; via the coding sequence TTGGTACAGAACTTGAGCAGAATTAACAGGGTTAAGGCGTTACTATACAGGAAGCTTATTCACCTACTATTGTCTATTCTACTAATAGTACCGTTAGTGGTTGGACTTGAGCAAGCATACATTGAAGCGTACTACACAGTACTTTTAATAGGCTCATCATTCCTATACATATACCAGGTTAAGAGGCCTTTAATATCAGTAGTTATTAGAGATACCCTTGAGGACGCTAGGAATAACGTTAGGTTAAACATACTGAGAGTTGCCGAAATGCTTAACATGACCAGTGTCAGGGAGTTAATAGCGTCAATGGATAAGCTTGAGTACACGTTCAGTGAATTCATTAAGAGTGTTGAGAGGGATTATGAGAGGAAATGGGGTTACCTAGGGGTTGTAATGGGTATGGTTGGTGTTTATGCATCCTACGTGCTGTTTAATACTTACGCCTACTATGGAGTGCTGGCGCTAATGTTCTATGACACATTCAGCGCATTGTTCGGCTCCCTCATTGGGAGAACTAAGATGCCCTACAGTAGTACTACAATTGAAGGTATTGTGATGGGGGCTTTAGTTTTCTCACTGGTGGTGGGCTTATTAGTGGGGCTTAGTTACTTCACATGGCTTTACCTAGTGGGTATAGCCCTTGGTGTTGTTGAATCATACAGTGGTGAAGATAACTTAGCGATTCCAGTAACGGCATCACTATTAGCCTACTTCCTAAGGTTCCCCAGGATTTAG
- the rnhB gene encoding ribonuclease HII gives MGMVNKLEAGIDEAGRGPVIGPMVIAIVGWSNSEAEGIGVKDSKQLTPSGRSRLYRLIVSKAPCVRHIVVEPGEIDEYVNRGLLNELEANKMSELIKSCSGITRVYVDSPDPDPNRFKEFINVKGVELIVLNHADETIPLVSAASIVAKVIRDTIINKLKETYGDFGSGYPSDPRTISALRKWINNGTLPPIVRRSWRTVRRMSNMRLF, from the coding sequence ATGGGGATGGTAAACAAGCTTGAGGCAGGGATAGATGAGGCTGGACGAGGTCCAGTAATAGGGCCAATGGTAATAGCAATAGTAGGTTGGAGTAACTCAGAGGCTGAGGGTATAGGAGTTAAGGATTCTAAGCAATTAACCCCAAGTGGAAGAAGCAGGCTATATAGGCTAATAGTAAGTAAGGCACCATGTGTTAGGCATATTGTTGTTGAACCGGGTGAAATAGATGAATACGTCAATAGGGGGTTGCTGAATGAACTTGAGGCTAATAAGATGAGTGAACTCATAAAATCATGCAGTGGTATCACCAGGGTTTACGTGGATTCACCTGACCCTGACCCGAATAGGTTTAAGGAATTCATTAATGTTAAGGGCGTTGAGCTAATAGTACTTAACCATGCTGATGAGACAATACCATTAGTATCAGCAGCCAGCATAGTAGCGAAGGTAATTAGGGACACTATAATAAATAAACTTAAGGAAACTTACGGGGATTTCGGAAGTGGTTACCCAAGTGATCCAAGGACTATAAGCGCTTTAAGGAAGTGGATTAATAATGGTACCTTACCTCCAATAGTTAGGAGAAGCTGGAGGACGGTTAGAAGAATGTCTAACATGAGATTATTTTAA